Proteins encoded by one window of Porphyrobacter sp. YT40:
- a CDS encoding diacylglycerol kinase family protein: MDAKTPCWLVVNPASGSNTVDSAESLKAALEQRGWEVARTLVFPDDGLPDPRELGAQGIAQVVIYTGDGSMGALINHLSGWSGSVLALPGGTMNLLPLRLHRSLDIEAILDVVAGGGAVARRLGCVRCDAGLALAGLLVGPGTAWSRVRESMRHFAVADIASETIAAIRETASGPYVTLPERSAARAEGYPLVELTPGEHGIQIDGYFAEAPGEFAEQAWALLRRRFREGPHDRLGLADAITLQSVDGGPLACLIDGEPAECPSPFRFTLEYCGVDLLATAHDC, translated from the coding sequence ATGGATGCCAAGACCCCCTGCTGGCTCGTCGTCAATCCCGCGAGCGGAAGCAACACCGTCGATTCCGCCGAATCGCTCAAGGCCGCGCTCGAACAGCGCGGCTGGGAGGTCGCCCGCACGCTGGTATTCCCCGACGATGGCCTGCCCGACCCGCGCGAGTTGGGCGCGCAGGGCATCGCGCAAGTGGTGATCTACACCGGCGACGGCAGCATGGGGGCGCTGATCAACCACCTTTCGGGCTGGAGCGGATCGGTGCTGGCCCTGCCCGGCGGGACGATGAACCTGCTGCCGCTGCGGCTGCACCGCTCGCTCGATATCGAAGCGATCCTCGATGTGGTGGCGGGCGGCGGGGCGGTGGCGCGGCGGCTGGGCTGCGTGCGCTGCGATGCGGGCCTCGCGCTGGCGGGCCTGCTGGTCGGGCCGGGCACCGCCTGGAGCCGGGTGCGCGAATCGATGCGCCACTTCGCCGTCGCCGACATCGCCAGCGAGACCATCGCCGCGATCCGCGAGACCGCCAGCGGGCCCTATGTCACCCTGCCCGAACGATCCGCCGCGCGCGCCGAGGGCTATCCGCTGGTCGAGCTGACGCCGGGCGAGCACGGCATCCAGATCGACGGCTATTTCGCCGAGGCGCCGGGCGAGTTTGCCGAGCAGGCCTGGGCGCTGCTGCGCCGCCGTTTCCGCGAAGGCCCGCACGATCGGCTGGGGCTGGCCGATGCAATCACGCTCCAGAGCGTCGACGGCGGCCCGCTCGCCTGCCTGATCGACGGCGAGCCTGCCGAGTGCCCGTCCCCCTTCCGCTTCACGCTCGAATATTGCGGCGTGGACCTGCTGGCGACCGCGCATGACTGCTGA
- a CDS encoding UrcA family protein, which produces MKPLAKTATHTLAAIAMAGAAISPALAGEVQTMTISVDTADLDLGTVKGQKTLDQRVEKAVRSVCRTTSVTTGSRVMSQEARTCLAKARSDARQQVALLLSNERRGG; this is translated from the coding sequence ATGAAACCCCTTGCGAAAACAGCCACTCACACCCTTGCGGCGATCGCCATGGCCGGCGCCGCGATCAGCCCGGCGCTGGCCGGCGAGGTGCAGACGATGACGATCAGCGTCGACACCGCCGATCTCGATCTCGGCACGGTCAAGGGCCAGAAAACCCTCGACCAGCGCGTTGAAAAGGCCGTGCGCAGCGTCTGCCGCACCACCAGCGTGACCACCGGTTCGCGCGTGATGAGCCAGGAAGCCCGCACCTGCCTCGCCAAGGCCCGCTCCGACGCGCGCCAGCAGGTCGCACTGCTGCTGTCGAACGAACGGCGCGGCGGCTGA
- a CDS encoding LytTR family DNA-binding domain-containing protein, whose translation MSDPQADTAALRTLIVDDEPLAVERVQVICAEIPQVRVVGTASDGAAALRLAEKLTPDLVLLDMTMPELDGLGVARHFAAQPQAPVVIFVTAHDHFAVEAFDLEAVDYVLKPVSADRLARAIERAVARRGQRREKQSRYLDELWVPHRSELLRIAVSEVHQIDAERDYVRLHVGGAEGGRSYLLLQTIAGLEERLDPEQFIRIHRSTILRRDHIRGLRHDGLGVWSAELVNGEALRIGRTYLARVKAMAGR comes from the coding sequence ATGTCTGATCCGCAAGCCGACACCGCCGCCCTCAGAACCCTGATCGTCGACGACGAACCGCTCGCGGTCGAGCGGGTGCAGGTGATCTGCGCCGAAATCCCGCAGGTGCGCGTGGTCGGCACCGCGAGCGACGGGGCCGCGGCGCTGCGGCTGGCCGAGAAGCTGACACCCGATCTGGTGCTGCTCGACATGACCATGCCCGAATTGGACGGCCTTGGCGTCGCGCGCCATTTCGCCGCGCAGCCGCAGGCCCCGGTGGTGATCTTCGTCACCGCGCATGATCACTTCGCGGTCGAGGCCTTCGATCTGGAAGCGGTCGACTATGTGCTCAAGCCCGTCTCCGCCGACCGGCTGGCGCGCGCGATCGAGCGCGCGGTCGCCCGGCGCGGCCAGCGGCGCGAGAAGCAGAGCCGCTATCTCGACGAGCTGTGGGTGCCGCACCGTTCCGAGCTGCTGAGGATCGCGGTGAGCGAGGTCCACCAGATCGACGCCGAGCGCGATTATGTGCGCCTCCACGTCGGCGGGGCCGAGGGTGGGCGTTCCTACCTGCTGCTCCAGACCATCGCGGGGCTGGAAGAACGGCTCGATCCCGAACAGTTCATCCGCATCCACCGCTCCACCATCCTGCGCCGCGACCATATCCGCGGGCTGCGTCACGATGGCCTCGGCGTGTGGTCGGCGGAGCTTGTGAATGGCGAGGCGCTGCGCATCGGCCGCACTTATCTGGCGCGCGTCAAGGCGATGGCGGGCAGGTGA
- a CDS encoding histidine kinase encodes MATTPIHDTAPDGSVPTVSFRTVLFSMIVLWATYFILTTVRAMVMDFDLQFELGWRRLLVTVIGVGFTIVLWLLLRLFDTRPLWIKISGAIVLAMPVALGIGQVNYLVFKDTQVAQEQAYAKKYNLNLRRDESGNLLVDVPVRRVGPVPEGQSGGAVPPGGQVESVIIAPAETSADFWRKLLDVALGRYFLLLAWASTYFALLAGVQARAAQRREEQFRSAAKAAELLSLRYQVNPHFLFNTLNSLSALVMTGKAERAERMIQTISRFYRHSLANEPTADVSLIDEFDLQKLYLDIEAVRFPTRLVTVFDLPADLEDARVPGMILQPLVENSVKYAVSPVSRPVTITMAAREEFDRLVITVGDDGPGVPQGTTHGFGIGLANVRDRLEARFGPDIGFSSAPVPGGYCTEIRIPLTRTTSRHV; translated from the coding sequence ATGGCGACCACCCCCATCCACGATACCGCCCCCGACGGGTCCGTGCCGACCGTGTCGTTTCGCACGGTATTGTTCTCGATGATCGTGCTGTGGGCGACTTATTTCATCCTCACCACCGTGCGCGCGATGGTGATGGATTTCGATCTCCAGTTCGAGCTCGGCTGGCGCCGGCTGCTGGTGACGGTGATCGGGGTCGGCTTCACGATCGTGCTGTGGCTGCTGCTGCGCCTGTTCGACACCCGCCCGCTGTGGATCAAGATTTCCGGCGCGATCGTGCTGGCGATGCCCGTTGCGCTGGGGATCGGGCAGGTCAATTACCTCGTGTTCAAGGACACGCAGGTCGCGCAGGAACAGGCCTACGCCAAGAAATACAACCTCAACCTGCGCCGTGACGAGAGCGGCAATCTGCTGGTCGATGTGCCCGTGCGCCGGGTCGGCCCCGTGCCCGAGGGGCAGAGCGGGGGCGCGGTGCCGCCGGGCGGGCAGGTGGAATCGGTGATCATCGCCCCGGCGGAAACCAGCGCCGATTTCTGGCGCAAGCTGCTCGACGTGGCGCTGGGGCGCTACTTCCTGCTGCTGGCCTGGGCCTCGACCTATTTTGCGCTGCTCGCCGGCGTGCAGGCGCGCGCGGCGCAGCGGCGGGAGGAGCAGTTCCGCTCCGCCGCCAAGGCCGCCGAATTGCTCAGCTTGCGCTATCAGGTGAACCCGCATTTCCTGTTCAACACGCTCAATTCGCTGTCGGCATTGGTGATGACCGGCAAGGCCGAGCGGGCCGAGCGGATGATCCAGACGATCAGCCGCTTCTACCGCCACTCCCTCGCCAACGAGCCCACCGCAGACGTGTCGCTGATCGACGAGTTCGACCTGCAGAAGCTCTATCTCGATATCGAGGCGGTGCGCTTTCCCACGCGGCTGGTGACGGTGTTCGATCTGCCCGCCGATCTCGAGGATGCGCGCGTGCCGGGGATGATCCTGCAACCGCTGGTCGAGAATTCGGTGAAATACGCGGTCTCCCCCGTCTCGCGCCCCGTTACGATCACGATGGCCGCGCGCGAGGAGTTCGACCGGCTGGTGATCACCGTCGGCGACGATGGCCCGGGCGTGCCGCAGGGCACCACCCACGGCTTCGGCATCGGGCTCGCCAATGTGCGCGACCGGCTGGAGGCACGCTTCGGCCCCGATATCGGCTTTTCTTCCGCCCCCGTGCCGGGCGGCTATTGCACCGAAATCCGCATTCCTCTGACAAGAACCACGAGCCGCCATGTCTGA